In one Prosthecochloris aestuarii DSM 271 genomic region, the following are encoded:
- a CDS encoding carotenoid 1,2-hydratase, giving the protein MNISTKLEQDIWHDLQDPGSYEWWYFDAEDEERGISLVCIWFAGFAFSPYYMQHYLDWQKKVRSDAPKALDYSGFSFQLYEQGKETLNFIKEGPAPLFESSGIDISVTFEKNRFYYDKEQNAYMLEIDFDYPARRQKVSARLRFSSLKRYSYTKHDNNNNGHVPHHEWLLTVPKAGVSGTIRLDDTLKKTTRSIDVHARGYHDHNLGAMPVHEYIDKWYWGRAYSSRYDLIYYVIYFRNNGYRPLAICMLHDNEREEFIVHDALDVKESAFTKGLFAPLHSRSLGFTKGDLSIEIQQENVLDTGPFYLRFGSRITFHLNGEHSGELKGISEFLKPGRLQSRILRFFTRSRVWREGERSVMYDRYNFLKTYFNWFKR; this is encoded by the coding sequence ATGAATATTTCCACGAAACTTGAGCAGGATATTTGGCACGACCTCCAAGACCCCGGATCCTACGAGTGGTGGTATTTCGATGCGGAAGATGAAGAGCGAGGTATTTCGCTGGTCTGCATCTGGTTCGCAGGCTTTGCCTTCTCGCCCTACTACATGCAGCACTACCTCGACTGGCAGAAAAAAGTCCGCAGTGACGCACCCAAAGCGCTCGACTACTCCGGATTCAGCTTTCAGCTCTACGAACAGGGAAAAGAGACCCTCAATTTTATCAAGGAAGGACCGGCTCCGCTTTTCGAAAGTTCAGGAATCGATATTTCCGTCACCTTCGAGAAGAACCGCTTTTACTACGACAAGGAGCAGAATGCCTACATGCTCGAGATCGATTTCGACTATCCGGCCCGTCGGCAGAAGGTCTCGGCCAGACTTCGTTTCTCGTCGCTCAAACGCTACTCCTACACCAAGCACGACAACAATAATAACGGCCATGTACCGCATCACGAGTGGCTGCTGACCGTTCCCAAAGCAGGCGTCAGCGGAACCATACGGCTTGACGATACCCTCAAAAAAACGACCCGCTCTATCGATGTGCACGCCCGGGGGTATCACGACCACAACCTTGGCGCTATGCCGGTGCATGAGTATATAGACAAATGGTACTGGGGAAGGGCCTATTCCTCCCGCTACGACCTTATCTATTACGTGATCTATTTCAGAAACAACGGCTACCGTCCGCTGGCCATATGCATGCTCCACGACAACGAACGTGAAGAATTTATCGTTCACGACGCTCTGGATGTCAAGGAATCTGCCTTCACCAAAGGGCTCTTCGCTCCGCTGCACAGCCGTTCGCTTGGTTTCACCAAGGGTGATCTTTCGATCGAGATTCAGCAGGAAAATGTGCTCGACACCGGTCCGTTTTATCTCAGGTTTGGTTCCCGCATCACCTTTCATCTCAACGGTGAGCATTCCGGCGAGTTGAAGGGAATTTCAGAATTTCTCAAGCCGGGACGCCTGCAATCGCGGATTCTTCGCTTTTTTACCCGCAGTCGGGTCTGGAGGGAAGGGGAGCGATCGGTTATGTACGACCGGTATAATTTTCTGAAAACCTATTTCAATTGGTTTAAACGCTAA
- a CDS encoding transposase, which yields MPRGARLDSPGTLHHVMMRGIEKSLIFYDDHDRRMMLKKIGFLSKETGTPIYAFALMPNHVHLLLKSGAKGLPTFMRRLLSSYAMFFNSRHKRVGHVFQNRYKSIICEEDRYFHKLVAYINLNPLRGGLTDSLDTLIHYPWCSHGRIAFGTKSDWLERNYVLSSFGDTEQAARRAYFQFMSEEFPYDRTNELNGGGLVRSKGGWSAVKSLRSQGKKIESDERILGCDLFVRKICQQAEAQVARQLPHNEKLEEALKTIEEYCSEANISLSHLRSGSRNDNLPMLRQELAKHLVNKIGLTLAETARQLGVTTSGVSKMLERCRRDH from the coding sequence ATGCCAAGAGGAGCGAGACTCGATAGCCCAGGAACCCTTCACCACGTCATGATGAGAGGCATTGAAAAAAGCCTGATTTTTTATGACGACCATGATCGGAGAATGATGCTGAAAAAAATCGGCTTTCTTTCAAAGGAAACAGGAACGCCCATTTACGCTTTCGCACTGATGCCAAATCATGTCCATCTGCTGCTTAAAAGCGGCGCTAAAGGGTTGCCTACGTTTATGCGCCGGCTACTCTCGTCTTATGCCATGTTTTTTAACTCCCGGCATAAGCGCGTCGGGCATGTCTTTCAAAACCGATATAAATCGATAATCTGTGAGGAGGATCGATATTTTCATAAACTGGTCGCCTATATCAACCTTAACCCTTTGAGAGGCGGGCTGACGGACTCATTGGATACGCTTATTCATTACCCCTGGTGCAGTCATGGAAGGATTGCCTTCGGAACAAAAAGCGACTGGCTGGAGCGGAACTATGTCTTATCGAGTTTTGGTGATACAGAACAAGCTGCACGGCGCGCTTACTTCCAGTTCATGTCTGAAGAATTTCCTTATGACCGGACGAATGAACTTAACGGAGGAGGTTTAGTTCGGTCGAAGGGGGGATGGTCAGCAGTGAAATCATTACGCTCTCAAGGGAAAAAAATTGAGTCTGATGAGCGGATTCTTGGCTGTGACCTGTTTGTCAGAAAGATCTGCCAGCAAGCTGAAGCGCAAGTTGCACGACAGCTCCCGCATAATGAAAAGCTTGAGGAAGCGCTGAAGACAATTGAAGAATACTGTAGCGAAGCCAATATCAGCCTTTCTCATCTCCGCTCCGGAAGCAGAAACGACAACCTCCCCATGTTGCGGCAGGAACTGGCCAAACACCTTGTCAACAAGATCGGGCTGACCCTGGCTGAAACAGCTCGCCAGCTTGGAGTCACAACATCAGGGGTCAGCAAGATGCTTGAACGATGCAGGCGTGATCATTAA